DNA from Oncorhynchus masou masou isolate Uvic2021 chromosome 5, UVic_Omas_1.1, whole genome shotgun sequence:
aatcagatttgtgaacatggtccctagctgtgtgttgccgctttccatgttgtctgttgtctgtagcttgtgaggtgtggaaacactttgttgcttttatgaattttgtcttgctgctttttgctctatgttgctctgtctgtatgctatgtcttgcttgtcctacgttgctatgtcttgcttgttctatgttgctattgtttatattgtaattgtttttaataacctgcccagggactgcggttgaaaattagccggctggctaaaaccggcacttttactgaaacgttgattaatgtgcactgtccctgtaaaaataaaaataactcaactcaactcaaatGCATAACAGACTTAGACTACCTTTTCTAACACTCTTACCTTTTTTGGTCTTTGTGGCTACCCAGCTTTGACATCAGTCTGGCCTGTGGGTGTGGCACAGTGGATGAGGCTCCTCCCACTAACGTGGTATTGGAGCTCTGTGCCAAGTTCGAGGACCTCAAGTTCCTACGTAAGGCCTGTGTTTCGGGCACCTGGGGTGACGCTGAGAAGCTCATCCCCTACTACCCCTTCATCGAGGACCAACCTTTCCGGGTATGGGGAGGATCTTCATTTCTTCTCAGTGGCTCATCTTTCTATTCCACCCTTTGATAGTGTCATTGAATCCTGCAATTTATAGCGTAGGGTTATGATTATAATATAGGTTATAGTGTGGTTATAGCATAGGGTTAGGTTTACATTTGAATAAACAGAAACATTTAATATTGTTTCATACGATTAAGCACATTTTGAGAACACTGAAATAAAGTGTCAGGTGTCATTCAGGTTCAAGAAGGTAACACATGATGTAAGACTCACAATACAACAATATGGCTGAACTTCCTCCCCTCGTTGTTTCTTCCCCAGATCGAGATCCATTGTGAACTACTGCGTTTCCGTGTATTTGTGGATGGACACCAGATCTTTGATTTTTACCACCGGGTGCAATCCTTACTGGACATTGACACATTAAGGATTAATGGTAGTTTAACCATTACCAAACTCGGATAGAGGGATGAAGGACTGTGTCGGATGCACCTTACAGAAGTGGTGATGGAACCTTGCCTCCCACAATCCTCACCCTTAGCAACAATGTGGACATCGACTTGAAAGCAATGTCTTAGCCTCTTTGAGCCTCAGCTGACAAAATCGATTGCAAAGCAATGTTCTAGCCTACCTATTTCTGTTAGTCgtgatttatttttttgtttcatgGTATTGAGTGCTGTTGGTTTGAGATGGTCATGAAATAAAAAAGCTTCCAGGGTAAAAAGAAAACTTTAAAAGATCAGAGATCTTGAGCAATACATTGTTTGGTGTTAATGAAAGCTCTCAGGAGGAATTACATACGCACACATACTGCTCTGAACATGAGGATGAAAATGACATTTAAATAAAGGACATAGTGTGTCCTTTATTTTTTAACATTTTGATTATATTGATTAACTAATATTGATTAACTTATAACTACAATTTACTACATATTTCAGTATGATATAATATTTAAGTGTAATTGGAACTTAATAATTGAATGATTATGAAGTAATTAATAATTCTGTGGGGTATTATGCTTACACGTTGACCTTTCAGTTCTTCAATAATTAAATTACGTTTCTTTTGTATCATGGCATATTACAATAATTTCATGAACTATGCCAGTAGATTATATTGCAGGGGCACAGGTTATTATTAAAGAGTAGAATGGTGATTTTCTATTCCCTCGCCTTGATGCTTGACAATGTCTGTGTATGTTGAGAAGCTCTCTCAGTGGCCTATTCATTTTCAATTAAAATATTTGAATGTGTCATAAATTAATCTGTTAATTTTGGAAATGTGGATTGTGGATTGTTTCAAATTGAAATGACTGAGGACTATTATAGGCCTAAAGAAAGGAATGCAGTACAGTATCTTTTTGTTGCTCAGTTGACCAGATGCTTGAATGGGAGACCTAAAAGAAGCCCCCAATTTagttgagtcattttctattaaggtaactTTACCTTAACTCAAGTGTGACAATTGGGTACTACTAAGTATTACTACTGCTAGTGCAGATGGATTTTGGATGCAGATTATTCTCCACTCGTCTATGCGCTCCAGTATGCTCTGCTTCCAAAGTAGAGGAAAAGCAAAAGGTCTTGTTGCATGCTGGGTAATATTCGGAGAGCGAAGGGGCCAAAGTAGGATCATCTTCATAACCAGCTGACTCAACCTTAGCTAGTAGTTGTCTCAGTCAGAACGAAACCACCTTGCTGTCTTGTTTTAAGTCTGAAAAGTGTCCACTTCATCTGAACCATGGGAATGAATGGTCAAGATATTAAGGTATGCCGAAACGTTTATTGGTACACTGCCAACCTACCCGGATACGATGAGACTAGCTTAGGCAAGCAAGCTAGCAAGAGATGGGAGAACAACttgatagctagctaacagttaGCTACAAATGCCTGTGTATTAGCAAACTAGCTAGCGAACATCAAAACGACCGACCTACCTACTTTGTCACTTCTGCCCTCGATTTCGAATCAATGTAGAAAAATATTTTCATAATATTTTAGCCTACTGCTAATTTGCTATCCTATTCGCATAGACTGCCAAGTTGttattagcttgctagctacgaCATTTGTGCTGGCTAGTGGTAGCTAGCTACACTGGCTACGtatctagccagctagctagctatccccCTTGCCTTCCCCATCTGATGGAGAGTAAGGTGTATGCCAGCCATGGCCTGTTTTCCATTCGAAGACTGGCTGGCACTTAACGTTATGGTAATTTAACTGTTAGTTAGCATAATCAAAGTGATTTAttcagctaacgttagttagttaACTATCTGGTTAACGTTAGCTATTTGGCTAGCAACTAATTTGCTTCCAGTTGTCAGCTACTGTAGCTACCTAACCAATCTTTGCTCGGCTAAAATTGAGCTAAATAGCTAGGTTGTGGGTTAAGTATATAGTAGGAAACAAATTATCACAGGGAGGGTTGCGTGTTCTTTTTGTTTACCCGGAGGTTTCTAGGTAGTGGTCTGTCATCACCTGTCAGTTTTAGTCTTGTTGACAGACAGTCTAATTTGGTGAACGAATAGCTAACTAGCTGGACAAGACAGGGTGTTGGAGGACACCTGTTTCTGATGTTTTAATTAGTTAACAATGTTGTATTATAAACAGATTCATGTTGCATTATAATATGTTGTATTGTAATCATTCATGACGCATACCATATCATGCAATCATAGTGTCCATAATAAAACAATAGGCAGTGCTATTTGTTGTGAATAGCAATACAATAGCTATCATCAGATTATTTGTCTTTAATGCCATCTTGCTTTCTTACACAGTATCAGAAGCCACTTCAAGTAGCCTAGAGTTTTAACAATGTTTTAAATGCTTTCCAAGGTTCCATGTCAAGGCTTACTAGGCCTAAGATATCTAGTCAAGGCTTCATGGGTATGAATTCtctgttctaaaacatttgtgtCCAGTTTTGACTCAGAACTGTACTTTCAGCGCTCTAGTCTGGATGCGAGTAAAGCACAATTTAGGCTTAAGAGTGCATTGTGCAAGTTTAGCCTTGAGCATCCAAAAGGAACATCAATAGTTATTCTTTTTCTGTGCCCTATGTCTGGTTTAGTGATGAATTCGAAATTGTCAAGGAAATGGATCACACCTGGACAAGGAAATGGATCACACCTGGAGGCACAAAACGCCTAGGCCTATGCTCTAAGTCTAATATTTAAAAAGGAAGCATTCTACATATCTTGACAGGCCTATGTCAATATACAAATACTACATGCACACAAGCCTTAGGTCAATGCAAACACAAATTGGGTACAAAGTCCATTGGTTGAAGTAATTAGGCCAGTAGGATAAACACACAAAATATTTGTACTGATAAAAGAAATTGTAGCTCATTTTCAGTTCTCATTTGCTACTATTTAGGTAGgtccaggtcgcaattgtaaatgagaacttgttctcaacttgcctacctggttaaataaaataaaggtcACAAGAAATGAGCGCTCAACATTTCCTTTCGGGCCTTTTCTACATGACAACGCCACTTCGCTATTATCACTTAATTACTGTCAATTTGAAAACAATCTGTCCACTCTTAGCCTGGAGAGCTTTTGGTAATTTAATTTACGTTAAGGCTGAAGCAACACACCGTGCAAAGAAAACAGCCTAGATCCTAGACTCCATCAGCGACCACTTCTAGGTCTGTAGGCTAACACGTTGTCGTTTTGTATATTCAGACATTTTAACCTTCAAAAATCAGTTTTAAGAGAGAGAAATGAAATTGCTTGCATTTATGTGCACTTTATTGTTTCAGTCACAATGACTAGTGTCTTCCCCTCTAGGTGTAACCTCAAGGCGTAGTGTGACTGCTTTAGGACCATGGAGCCGGACGTGATCCGCATGTactcctcctccccacccccaATGGAGGACGGAGCTGAGGAAGAGGACGACGAGTTTGGGGACTTTGGGGGCTTCTCTGGAGTTCCGACCAGCGCCAGCTTCACTGAGTTTGACACCCCAGCAACCTTCAACCAGACCGCAGCCTTGGCCGCCACCTCACCACCGGAACTCCTCAACAATGGAGGGGTGGTTGGGTTGTCAAAACTCAGCTCAGGTCCCGTGGGAAGGGGTCCTGTGGTCAAGCGCTCCAATTCCAAATCAAATGGTGTCATGCCGGGAGGCTGCCAGTACGACTGTCCTTCAGAGAGAACTGTGAATGTGGAGGAGTTAAAAAAGCTTGCCGACCACACTCGAGCCAATAATCATTCTACCTCCCTGGACATATCTGGGAGGAGTCAGACTGACAACATAGACAAGCCTGTCGATTGCAATGGTGGGGTCCCGGAAGTTCTGACCAACGGCTTTGCTACTTTTGAAATCGAGGGAAGCACATCTTTGCAGAATTCGATCCACTCTAAAAAGAAAGGAACCACCGCAGAGTGTGCAGACGACTGCCCTCCCAGGAGCCCCGAGGACGACTTTGCGGATTTCTCTGCCTTTTCAAACGCAGACGTTCAAGGACTCTCCAGCAAGGTGACAAACCGCACCAGCGAGAACTTGGACAATCGCAACAGGGACGAACGGCTGGCAGAGGACGCCTGccagcaacagaggcagcaggtGCACTCTAATGTAGAACAGGGAATCAGCTCAGGGGACATTGTCAGGGACACTCACATTATAACTGGATCCAACGACATCGCTGGCTCTGATTCTCTATCGCACCCTGCTGAGGCTCGAGACACTGGCGAAGGCTTGAGCAACGGGGACGGGGGCTTTCAAAGAGACACTGCTAACTCTGAACAAAGGAACGTAGAGCCGGACTTTGCACACAAGCACTCTGCTACTGAGGTGGTTATTAGTGAGGATTCTACCCAAGAGATGGTTTGTGGCGAGGACTCTGCCTCTAAGGCACTTTATGTTGACAAACTGGTCACCCAGAATGGTGTAGTTTTGGAGCAGTTGGAAGCGGAAGAAGAGAAGGCAGGTGTCAGTGAAAACCGGGTTTTCCCCAATATAGACGATGAAGATGGGAATGGCGAGCAAGCAGACGAGAAGCCGGGGTCCGGAAACGAAACAGAAACTGAAACGTCTTTCGGCCGACCTCTGTCCACGGATGCCCTTGAGGAGTACGGCGACATCAGCACGACGGGCTCGGTGCCCACGCCGCCGCTCCAAGAGGAGACGGCCAAGCCTGCTGACCACAGCCAGTTGCTGGAGGACGGCGACGGTGAAGACTTTGGTGACTTTGGAGACTTTGGGGACGTGGGCTCTTTTAGCGGACAGTGCTTTGCTGAATTTGACCAGCCAGAGTTGCAACTAGAGGAACAACCTGCACCTCTCACACAGGAACTAGTGGACAATGACAAAAACTTTGGTGATTTTGACGCCCCCAACAGCCACACTGGTGGTGGGAAGGCAATTGAGAACGAAGATGGGGGGAAGTTTGCAGATTTTCCCAGCAGCGACAGTTTTGCCGACTTTAGCTCGGCTCCTGTTGGTGCGGACCCTGATGCAGATGCTGGTTGGAATGCCTTTGATGAGCCTGAACAGGGTCAAGAGGAGGGCGATTCCTGGGCTGCATTTGGAGAGGAGCCGACCACCACTGCTCCTTTGGAAACGGGTGAAGACAAGTGGCAGGAGAGTGAGCCTGTAGCAGCCCGTCCATCCAGCAGCCATCAGATCAGTAGAAGAGACAGTCAATCTGTAAGTTTTTCTGTGCGAGTTTGGCCACTCAGGGTTTGAACTCTGTTCTCCCGCGCACCACAATAACATATTACGCCTCTGAGCTAAAGGCTCAGGGAGCCAATACAAGTTGTCAAGTCTCAGGCAAGATAACTCTGAACCACCTCTGTAGCATTCAGAAATGTAGCATACTTGACAGGAAGGTAGTGGTGTTTAAAAACCCATCTTACTGTAATCGAAGGCGCCCTATTGAATGTTGTTGTATTGCACTATCCAGGAAAAGTATGCTCAGTGACACTCTTAGGGGAATTCTGAAGCTCTTGTGACGTTTATCACTAGAGTGGTAGAGAGCCGTACACGTGTCCTCCCTTAGGAATGTGACCAGACAGGGAGTTCCACCTTTTCAAGTACATACCATTTAACAATGCCCCTCCTTGTCCTTGCTAGTGGAGTCAAGCACGACAACTTATTCAAGATTTGAAATGTGTTGATTGAATCACGTCAGTGTTAGTCATTGTTGAACATAATAGAATGCAGCTTTATTGTCCATCGAAGCTCAAATATGAATTTATGTTGTCTGTCTATTGTATTGTGCATCTCCTGTACAGCAATGAGGCTAGCTGCCAAACGTGGTAACAGAAGACTTATTCAACCCGTATCTTATTCAGCAACATTGACTGTTATAACGTGTTTGTTATGTCACTGAGCCAGTCTCTTATTCAACAACGTTGGTTGTTATCATGTGTTTGTTATATCAGGCGGCGCTTTGCAGTCGGCTTGAGAAGCTTTTTCAGGAAATGTTCCCCGACGCACCTGCCCCGCAGGTGGGGGTGAAGGTGGTCCCTCTCAAAACCCTGCTGGAGCCTCCTGCGAGGTTACAGCAGGAAGAGCATGAAATGAAGAGCGGTGTGCCAGACAATGGGTGAGAGAAATACCCCCCTTTTTAATGAGGGCTGGGACGGTACCAGTATTGCAGTatttttttccatggcaaaaattaAAACACGAAGCAGGccaaacctgctgtatgtaaaatattgtgcgCTATAACTTTGAAAATAAacaaatgtgactctggatgacaacgtAATTACGTTTGTTttcaacattagggctgttttcctaaagaaatTAAACAGcttcgtgttttgtttccttgccacgatactaacgGGTATCAGGACACTAGTGTCGTCCCGACCCTAATATCCCATAACTACACACAATCTCATCAATACACAGAAAGACTCACCAGGTCTGTTCTAATTTTTTTATACAACACAAATATACTGTTATTGTGTCTGTATACTATGCGGTCAAGAATTTTTGCGTATTACCATGACgtatttaaaattaaaataaaattacATTCCTGCTTTGTCATCATCGTCTGTTGCTACAGGGCCGTGGGGGACGTGTTGTGGAGGCAACTGCTGGACATCCATGAGGCGTTTGGCCTGCGGCACCAGTGGGGAGGCTCGCACAGCAACAAGACACTACTCTGCTCCCTGGGCATCGACATTAGGAACATTGTGAGTTCTGCCGCCAGTCAGCAGTCATCACATTGTCtgtatctcaaatggcaccttccTGCTGtaactcatagggctctggtcaaaagtagtgcacaatatagggaatagggtgccatttgggacatgccACTCTCCCCCTTTCTGTGACCTTTGCCCTTTTTTTATTAATGGCTCTGTGAAGAAAACACGAACCATGATTGTATTGCTAGAATGTTTTGACTTCTCTTGTCAAATGAAAAAGGCTGTTTGTAAGACTTTGTAGCAGAGAGCAGACGAATGATTGTGAAATGTGCTCTGTGTTTCCCCACAGCTGTTCACAGGTCAGAAGAAGCAGCCAGTAATAGTTCCCATGTATGCTGCCAGCCTGGTGAGTTAACTATGCGCTGCAAGGATGTATTCATCTCCCCCTTCAAACCACCTATTCGCTCCCTCAATTGTTTTTGCCCCTCTTGTAGAAACGGACCAAGAGACAAATTAACCCAAGGATTCTAAAATGTTTTTTCACTGGCATATCCTACAAATATATGGTTTCAACTTTCCGGGAACCTtcccaaattcccaggttttaAACAGAATATTTCAACCCAATACACATACCAGTATTTAGTACGTTTAGGATGTAACCCTGCCTCTCTGTTACCTAGGGCATGCTGGAACCCACCAAAGAGCCAGTAAAACCCATATCAGCGGCAGAGATGATCACGTCCATAGCACAACAAGCACCTCCAGTGGCCCTGGCAGAGATCATAAGCACTAGTCCACCAGACACAGCCCAGGTTGGACTCCTACATTGAATCAGTGTGGTCCTTTTGGGGTACAATGTTTGGAATTTTgatgttttgtgttttttcagGCCTTTATTTAGATGCATTTCTTCTCATCAGTAGTATATGAGTatataccagggctctccaaccctgatCCTGGAGAGCTATCATCCTGTAGGCTTTCATTCCAACCCTATTATAGCACATccgattctaataattagctggttgatcaGCAGAACCAGGTTCGTTACAAACTGGGGTTGGGGCGAAAACCTGTTGTGTTGAGTGTTGCTCTCCATCAACAGGGTTAGAGAACCCTGGTGGTATATACTGTattgcagaggaggctggtggggggagctataggaggacgggctcaatGTATTGACTGCAATGGCATAAATGGAACCGTGTCGAAACATATGGAtccacatgtttgactctgttccctttattccattccagcctttacaatgagcccgtcctcctatagctcctcccaccagcctccactgctgtatTGGCTGTAAGGCCAATTGTCACAACTGTATACAATGAATAGAGAGTGTGTTTTATATATGTGTTCTACGGTAATTGGTCTAATGTAGAACCTGAGGTGCTTTTCAAGCAATTTATACAAAAGTTGAGTTCCTGCCCCACAACATGCGCAGGCATTGCATCCACCCATGGTAGCGTGCCACGTCATCGACTGTGCAGCTGGGCATCATATGGGTCGCGTTCCCCTGCTCAGACATTGCATGCATCATCCAATGGTTGGGTGCCACATCTTCGACTGTGTCATCGACTGACGGATTGCTATAACAATATAACGTTGTAAAATATGGCATCGGTCTGCAATTTAGTCTGGTAGGAACTCGACCTTAGACTGCTGAGTTGTTGTAAAGGTAGAAGccaggggaggacggctcatattaATGACTTGtacggagtgaatggaatggcatcaaaccaagtgtttgatgtatttgattccattccactgattccgcgagcccgtcctccccaattaaggtgccaccaacctcctttgGTAGAAGCAGTCCGTTAGCCGGCTTCCTGAAAATCTGCATAGGCGAATCACCTGTTGACAAATCTGTTCGCTTTTACTGAGTGTCTCCACCTTCTTCTGAGCtggtttgttccctctcctcaCCAGGAAGCGCTCCCGCCCGTCCAGTTTGACTGGAGCAGCAGTGGCCTTACTAACCCCCTGGACGGTAGGTCCCTCCCCCAAACCACCTGCTGAGTTATTGAACCATTGTCTCTTTCCAGAGCTAACCTATTCCTTTTTTCCACCACTCAAACTGTTTTGTCCAAACACACAAGCCGGCCTAGACCTGTTTTTGCCTGTTGTCTTCCGTTAACTTCCATGGAACAACATCGTCTGATGTTTACTTCATCAACCATTGGTCATGGTTGATGTTACAGTTTTACATGTTACAGAGTTACGTGGATTTTGCTGTGAGGACTATAGTATAAGATTACATTCTCTATGATTTTGTGTATTGGACCATTTCTGATTTCACTTGTCATATCCAGACTCATAACTTATTTATCTCATCAAATCTTCTCCTTATGCCTTTTGTTGTTAGCAACAAATCAAATTATTTTGAAATTTAGCTAAATGATCTGCACGGTTCATGCTACAAAGCCATGATGGCCGTTCATGCTTCAAAATGTCAACACAGATTTTTCATTAACCGGTAGATAGAATCTCACAATATTTTCTCATTAACACAGCTACGTCAGTTAGCTTgccctgggtcatgttcattaggcatcaAACGGAATAAAATGGAGGGAGTACCTGGATTTAAGAAATTCCTGGACTTAAGCATAATTTTCAGTTGCAAAATGTCTTCAAACATTTCTTTCCCACTGAACATGACTCGTGCTCTTTCTTTGTAACTAATAATAATGACCAGCTCAGCTGCATGTCTTCTAAGTGCGTCTCTTTCCTGACTACTTCTTCTGTGTTATAACCCACTGCTGCCTCGGTCTGCCTGTTTGCTATGTTGAATGTCAAGCGAGCGGAGGCTCGTCTCTGCTCAACCTCGATTTCTTTGGGCCCGTGGAGGACTCTGGCCCAAGCAGCTCCACCTCCATCCCAGGTCAGCACAGGAAACTCCAACCCCCTGACTGCCAGACTCTTTCATACATTTGTCTGAATCCCAAATTGACCGTACACCCTATTCAGAGACCAGAGAGGATTGGATCGGGGTAAACAATACAGTGATAATTCCAGCTATCTAATCATAAGGCAAGGTGGATCTACTATCATTATATGGCTTACACCCATTGAATCCTCTTAGGTCTTCACAGGTACACAAGGTGTAGAGGTCTAGGAGTCCATTTTGGATAAGTCCTTATTCTTTCCCCGATTCCTCGTGTCCTCTTACCTCTCTGTCAAAATGCACCAGGGGAGGTCAGAGAGGAGGAAGCTTGGATCTTCTCCAATGAGTtttgggaaagaggagaggactgagggaCGATGCGAGGAATCGAGGAAGGATGCTTGTGAAAGAGCCTCTGCCGTACTCACAGATTTCTCTTCTACTATTTTTTTTAGATTTATTTGCTTAGATACTGACCTCACTAAATCAAGCTCTTCTTTTTTCTATGTGTTAATATTACCAACTGAATCAAACACTGAATCAAAATATTTGGGAATTGGCTACACTGTTTAATAAAGTGCACCCCCCTCCCTTGTTTTGAGTGGAATATTAGACTGTGTATATGTCTCAACTAGCtccctattccgtatatagtgcactacttttgaccaaagtagtgcactatataggggataggctgccatttgggatgcagccattatagtgtgtttgtgtggttagGTGTGGACCCGGAGCTGTACGAGCTAACAACTGCTAAACTGGAACCCAGTGGCTCTGGGAGCCGTGTGGCTGACGCCTTCGCCCGCCTTATGTCTACTATGGAGAAGACCAGCACCTCTACCAGGTTGGTCTATTACTGCACCTCAGACCAGCACCTCTACCAGGTTAGTCTATTACTGCACCTTAGACCAGCACCTCTACCAGGTTGGTCTATTACTGCACGTCAGACCAGCACCTCTACCTACCAGGTTGGTCTATTACTGCACCTGAGACCAGCACCTCTACCTACCAGGTTGGTCTATTACTGCACCTCAGACCAGCACATCTACCAACCAGGTTGGTCTATTACTGCACCTCAGACCAGCACATCTACCAACCAGGTTGGTCTATTACTGCACCTCAGACCAGCACATCTACCAACCAGGTTGGTCTATtactgggtcctgtgtggctcagtcggtagagcatggcgcttgcaacgccaagcgtcgtgggttcgattcccgctggggccacccatatgtaaaagtagtggccccagccgacttgtaagtcgctttggacaaaagcgtctgctaaatgggatatatttattatattatatatatatggtcTATTACTGCACCTCAGACCAGCACATCTACCAACCAGGTTGGTCTATTACTGCACCTCAGACCAGCACATCTACCAACCAGGTTGGTCTATTACTGCACCTCAGACCAGCACATCTACCAACCAGGTTGGTCTATTACTGCACCTCAGACCAGCACATCTACCAACCAGGTTGGTCTATTACTGCACCTCAGACCAGCACATCTACCAACCAGGTTGGTCTATTACTGCACCTCAGACCAGCACATCTACCAACCAGGTTGGTCTATTACTGCACCTCAGACCAGCACATC
Protein-coding regions in this window:
- the lgalsla gene encoding galectin-related protein; protein product: MAELSVPFSGHITGGMRPGKKIIVMGIVNPEPDSFDISLACGCGTVDEAPPTNVVLELCAKFEDLKFLRKACVSGTWGDAEKLIPYYPFIEDQPFRIEIHCELLRFRVFVDGHQIFDFYHRVQSLLDIDTLRINGSLTITKLG
- the LOC135539381 gene encoding aftiphilin-like isoform X2; this translates as MEPDVIRMYSSSPPPMEDGAEEEDDEFGDFGGFSGVPTSASFTEFDTPATFNQTAALAATSPPELLNNGGVVGLSKLSSGPVGRGPVVKRSNSKSNGVMPGGCQYDCPSERTVNVEELKKLADHTRANNHSTSLDISGRSQTDNIDKPVDCNGGVPEVLTNGFATFEIEGSTSLQNSIHSKKKGTTAECADDCPPRSPEDDFADFSAFSNADVQGLSSKVTNRTSENLDNRNRDERLAEDACQQQRQQVHSNVEQGISSGDIVRDTHIITGSNDIAGSDSLSHPAEARDTGEGLSNGDGGFQRDTANSEQRNVEPDFAHKHSATEVVISEDSTQEMVCGEDSASKALYVDKLVTQNGVVLEQLEAEEEKAGVSENRVFPNIDDEDGNGEQADEKPGSGNETETETSFGRPLSTDALEEYGDISTTGSVPTPPLQEETAKPADHSQLLEDGDGEDFGDFGDFGDVGSFSGQCFAEFDQPELQLEEQPAPLTQELVDNDKNFGDFDAPNSHTGGGKAIENEDGGKFADFPSSDSFADFSSAPVGADPDADAGWNAFDEPEQGQEEGDSWAAFGEEPTTTAPLETGEDKWQESEPVAARPSSSHQISRRDSQSAALCSRLEKLFQEMFPDAPAPQVGVKVVPLKTLLEPPARLQQEEHEMKSGVPDNGAVGDVLWRQLLDIHEAFGLRHQWGGSHSNKTLLCSLGIDIRNILFTGQKKQPVIVPMYAASLGMLEPTKEPVKPISAAEMITSIAQQAPPVALAEIISTSPPDTAQEALPPVQFDWSSSGLTNPLDGVDPELYELTTAKLEPSGSGSRVADAFARLMSTMEKTSTSTRKPRKEENLSEEALKVIAGLPDLSFMQAKVLMFPTTLTPLGCSSDPDHTPD
- the LOC135539381 gene encoding aftiphilin-like isoform X1 — encoded protein: MEPDVIRMYSSSPPPMEDGAEEEDDEFGDFGGFSGVPTSASFTEFDTPATFNQTAALAATSPPELLNNGGVVGLSKLSSGPVGRGPVVKRSNSKSNGVMPGGCQYDCPSERTVNVEELKKLADHTRANNHSTSLDISGRSQTDNIDKPVDCNGGVPEVLTNGFATFEIEGSTSLQNSIHSKKKGTTAECADDCPPRSPEDDFADFSAFSNADVQGLSSKVTNRTSENLDNRNRDERLAEDACQQQRQQVHSNVEQGISSGDIVRDTHIITGSNDIAGSDSLSHPAEARDTGEGLSNGDGGFQRDTANSEQRNVEPDFAHKHSATEVVISEDSTQEMVCGEDSASKALYVDKLVTQNGVVLEQLEAEEEKAGVSENRVFPNIDDEDGNGEQADEKPGSGNETETETSFGRPLSTDALEEYGDISTTGSVPTPPLQEETAKPADHSQLLEDGDGEDFGDFGDFGDVGSFSGQCFAEFDQPELQLEEQPAPLTQELVDNDKNFGDFDAPNSHTGGGKAIENEDGGKFADFPSSDSFADFSSAPVGADPDADAGWNAFDEPEQGQEEGDSWAAFGEEPTTTAPLETGEDKWQESEPVAARPSSSHQISRRDSQSAALCSRLEKLFQEMFPDAPAPQVGVKVVPLKTLLEPPARLQQEEHEMKSGVPDNGAVGDVLWRQLLDIHEAFGLRHQWGGSHSNKTLLCSLGIDIRNILFTGQKKQPVIVPMYAASLGMLEPTKEPVKPISAAEMITSIAQQAPPVALAEIISTSPPDTAQEALPPVQFDWSSSGLTNPLDASGGSSLLNLDFFGPVEDSGPSSSTSIPGVDPELYELTTAKLEPSGSGSRVADAFARLMSTMEKTSTSTRKPRKEENLSEEALKVIAGLPDLSFMQAKVLMFPTTLTPLGCSSDPDHTPD